One window of Cystobacter fuscus DSM 2262 genomic DNA carries:
- the def gene encoding peptide deformylase, giving the protein MVREILIWPDPVLKQKARPVARVDDTVRTLIRDMFETMYAAQGVGLAAPQVGVLQRVIVLDTRPSQPESQPLAMINPELIALEGKATYHESCLSIPGESEDVDRAAVVTVRYLDEEGHEQTRVCDGLLAIAVQHETDHLNGTVYVDHVSSLKREFIRKRMKRVKASRETRPSA; this is encoded by the coding sequence ATGGTCCGAGAAATCCTCATCTGGCCCGATCCCGTCCTCAAGCAGAAGGCCCGGCCGGTGGCCCGCGTGGACGACACCGTGCGCACGCTGATCCGGGACATGTTCGAGACGATGTACGCCGCCCAGGGCGTGGGGCTCGCCGCGCCGCAGGTGGGCGTGTTGCAGCGGGTCATCGTCCTGGACACGCGTCCGAGCCAGCCCGAGTCCCAGCCGCTGGCGATGATCAACCCGGAGCTCATCGCGCTGGAGGGCAAGGCCACCTACCACGAGAGCTGTCTGTCCATCCCCGGCGAGTCCGAGGACGTGGATCGCGCGGCGGTGGTGACGGTGCGCTACCTCGACGAGGAGGGCCACGAGCAGACGCGCGTGTGCGACGGGCTGCTGGCGATCGCCGTGCAGCACGAGACGGACCACCTCAATGGCACCGTCTACGTGGACCACGTGTCCTCGCTCAAGCGCGAGTTCATCCGCAAGCGGATGAAGCGCGTGAAGGCATCGCGCGAGACCCGGCCGTCGGCTTAA
- the nth gene encoding endonuclease III: MRVARESSQSKRLRAIEVLERLERAMPDVRIELDYRTPLELLVAVILSAQCTDKRVNLVTPALFQRFPDAAAYASARVEEVEPFIQSCGLYRAKAKNLVAAARALVAEHGGEVPRSRAVLETLPGVGRKTAGVVCIHLGGDDAFPVDTHVKRLAFRLGFTRHVDPDKVEMDMQALLPSERWMKGHQLLVWHGRRTCFARSPACERCPVAELCPKKGVKGVAP, translated from the coding sequence CGCAGTCCAAGCGCCTGCGGGCGATCGAGGTGTTGGAGCGGCTGGAGCGCGCCATGCCGGACGTGCGCATCGAGCTGGACTATCGCACTCCGTTGGAGTTGTTGGTGGCCGTCATCCTGTCCGCCCAGTGCACGGACAAGCGGGTGAACCTCGTCACCCCGGCCCTCTTCCAGCGCTTCCCGGACGCGGCCGCCTACGCGAGCGCGCGCGTGGAAGAGGTGGAGCCCTTCATCCAGTCGTGCGGCCTGTACCGCGCCAAGGCGAAGAACCTCGTCGCGGCGGCCCGGGCGCTGGTGGCGGAGCACGGCGGCGAGGTGCCGCGCTCGCGCGCCGTCCTGGAGACGCTGCCCGGCGTGGGCCGCAAGACGGCCGGCGTGGTGTGCATCCACCTGGGCGGCGATGACGCCTTCCCCGTGGACACCCACGTGAAGCGGCTGGCGTTCCGGCTCGGGTTCACCCGTCACGTGGATCCCGACAAGGTGGAGATGGACATGCAGGCGCTGCTGCCCTCGGAGCGGTGGATGAAGGGCCACCAGCTCCTCGTGTGGCATGGGCGCAGGACGTGCTTCGCGCGCTCGCCCGCGTGCGAGCGCTGTCCCGTGGCCGAGCTCTGCCCGAAGAAGGGCGTGAAGGGCGTGGCGCCTTAA